The Pseudomonas chlororaphis subsp. piscium genome contains the following window.
AGTTTTGTCGGCGACCCTGTTGATCCGCAATACCCGCAATATATCCCTGACGGAAATAGGCCAGGACTTTTATAACGAGTTCAAGGGCATTGTCGCGGACATCGACAATGCCTTCGAGAATGTCCTGCATGGGCATAATCGTATTTCCGGAAAGTTGCGTTTCAGTTCAACTAGTGAGTATGGTGAGCGCTATATACTGCCGATCATTTCCAAGTTCACCGAACGTTATCCGGAGATCCGTCTTTGTTATAACTTCAACTCTTCGTTGAATGACCTTGTGGCGGAAAAACTCGACCTGGTGATCCGCCTGGGCAACCTCGCCGACTCGGCTTTCAAGAGCCGCAAGCTGGCCGATTACGAAATCGTCCTGGTGGCCAGCCCGGACTTTCTGGCGCGCCATCCGGTGGGCGAGCCCCTGGACCTGAACAGCGTGCCGTGGATCGCCAACAGCAACCTGCAAGGGCCGACCAACTGGACCCTGAGCCACCCGCTACTGGGCCAGGTCGAAGTCAACGGGCCCAATCATTTCGAGTCCAATTCCTCCACCGCCATTCGCGCCATGACCCTGTCGTCCCTGGGGGTGTCGGTACTGCCCGGCTGGGTGGTCGAGGACGACCTGGCGAGCGGCCGGCTGGTGCGCTTGCTGCCCGACTACGTCTTGCCTTCGCAGTCGGTGAACGTGGTGTTCCCCAACAGTTCGCACTTGCCGCACAAGTCGCGGGCGTTCATCGATTTCCTGTTGCTGCACCTGGGGCAGTGATGGGCGATACTCGGCGCGTTCGTGGCATCACTTGTGGGGAACCCAATGCCGTTGCAATCCTTGACCAGCCTGGCCGCCGTCGATCCGCAGCAATGGGACGGCCTGCTCAGTGACGGCCAGCCGTTTCTGCGTCACGCCTTTCTCAGTGCGCTGGAAGACAGCGGCAGCCTCGGTCCGCGTTCCGGCTGGCAGGCCGAACACCTGTTGCATGTGCAAGAC
Protein-coding sequences here:
- a CDS encoding LysR family transcriptional regulator; this translates as MHTHLNRVQTFLAVVDFGSYTKAANYLCISKAMASLHVKALEEVLSATLLIRNTRNISLTEIGQDFYNEFKGIVADIDNAFENVLHGHNRISGKLRFSSTSEYGERYILPIISKFTERYPEIRLCYNFNSSLNDLVAEKLDLVIRLGNLADSAFKSRKLADYEIVLVASPDFLARHPVGEPLDLNSVPWIANSNLQGPTNWTLSHPLLGQVEVNGPNHFESNSSTAIRAMTLSSLGVSVLPGWVVEDDLASGRLVRLLPDYVLPSQSVNVVFPNSSHLPHKSRAFIDFLLLHLGQ